The DNA segment caagctgttatagaatataagtacGGACTTGAAATATAAATGtgtgtctagtatatattcaccaactcagtctaaaaatcatctaattggaataacaaaacaaattacttatttcaccAGTTCCGGTAATATCTGAATCCGAACGGATAATATCCGAACCggaatggatatccgaacccaaaTGGATATCcaaagataaccaaacataagtatacttaactctatatttctagtttatttctctcattttattcaaaatatttatattaatgatttttattgctcaaaattagataatatacatataattatggacaaaattatttgctactcacttaaaatacatatcaagtttttgttccttGCATTAACAAAGGTAgcatctaaaatttcaaaacaacaactaaactagtgtctttctattttcaaagttttatctccaaacttattaatagtttaatcctttaaaaattgaaaaaacagttaagttaaaatatattttaaatacaaaaaacttaaacaatgaattatttttcttttcaaattttaaatatccaaacccgacTCCAAACATCCGAACCCGACCCAAGATATCTGAACTCGAACATAAAATACTTGAACCAGACTCGAAGTGAAGAAATAccgaacgggttctataccTTTATACTAAAATATCCGATACAAATCCGAACGTgtatccgaacgcccacccctattatatatgatcatttgtatcttgcttgaacaaCAAAAGTTAAACCGTTGATCACAAATTTTTTAATGTGGGACTTTTACCTTTTTTAGTAATATATAGtcgtttttcaaaattcaaaatataacatataagaaaaaatctaattgtttttatgatatgcttaatgtgattgtttaatttcttttaatagtataaaattataaaaaaaaaagagatgttagattttttttatcaaatatgtttattcataatcattaattgtcatatatatgttaaccatattaggtaatttcgtagcttttatttaaggaaagaaagaatattcttttgtagactattagttaatttgatagtttggttaataaaaacatagtatatgtttatatggaacaacttatttttctaacaattctaaaaatcattttcGTGATgtcacgtggctacaaaaatatgttgtagtgctccaggattaatatataggagataattaatgaaattgttaagCTGAGTAAAATATGAAAAGACAATTAATGTAATTACTAAAAGGACACTATACTTTTTTTATACTGCTATCcatattttacaaataattttcattccctatatattaaaggagaagcacttaaaatttttttttctaagtatATTCTGACGTGGCTTCATGagagatttttatttaagaaattgCATACGTGTCACTTGGAAACGTTTGTCCCAAACACTAGGAATTAAATGCAAACATTACATTCCTTAATAATCTTGACACTTCTCAAGAAGATATTTTTTACTTGGCATTATTTTCACGTAACACCCAAGTTCTCTTCTCGACCTTATGTTGGTTCTGGAAGAGTACGTGATGTCGTGATGTGTTGGTGCTCGAAGACTACGTGAGACGAGATGGACCTTCGTCATCTAAATTACTTAGACAAGTTTGATTACTTTAaccaccttcatcttcatcatctaaATATAATCATAGAGACGAGATGTGTTGGTGCTAGAAGAGTACGTGAGACAAGATATACACAGGCTAAGACAAGAAAACGAGGATCGTGATAGAGTTTCCAGTGCTAGGCTAAGACAACATATACTTACGAGCTTGTAAGACAAGATATCGAGGTTAGATACACTTACGCTATGTTATCGCACCACGTTTCGAGGTTCTGTTGCAAAAGAGTGCAGAAGATATACACAGTCTAAGTCAAGAAATCACTGAGTTTCACGGTTGAGAACGAAGGAGAGTCTAAGACAAGAGTCAACTGGTTGAGAACGAACGAGAGTCTAAGACAAGAGTCAACTGGTTGAGAACGAACGAGAGTTCTATGTTGTCACTGCGTTTGCGCAAGTTTATTTGGTTGTAGTTTCCAAAAGAACTGCTTTATGAGGTTTATACTTGCACCTATGTGATGGAGTTCTTTCTTTCACAGGGTGAGTTGTTTCAGATTCTTCAAGATGACAATCACAACTTTGTTTTGGTTACCACGTTTGGGGACCAGCATCTACACGCCCAAATCTCTGCTGGGGATGTGTTCAAGACGTTCGTTGTTTTGGTTACCACGTTTCAGGTTATCATAACTCGGTTCTGTTGCACAACAGTGCAGAAGATATACACAGTCTAAGACAAGAAATCACCGAGTTCCACGGTTGAGAACGAACGAGAGTCTAAGACAAGATTCCACGGTTGAGATAGAACGAGAGTTCTGTGTTGTCAATGAGTTTGCCCAAGTTTGTTTGGTTGTAGTTTTCAAAAGAACTGCTTTATGAGGCCTATACTTGCACCTATATCCTAGAACTCTTTCTTTCACAGTAACTCCAAAACGTACGGCTTAGGTCCGAGAGCTAGCCAATCTGCAGAGACCACGTCATTATTAACGTGTCAAAAACGTCAAAGTCGCCGTTAGCGTCTTTCCCTCGGGGGTACTATTTTTAGAACATTTGCGCGTATTACATAGACAGACTCATATAATGTGAGAGTGTGAGACATGGTATGCGTAtataataaattgtttataCGCTAACTTTTTTTGTCTCCGGAGATTAGTTCTTAACATGAGCCTACTCGAGCCCCTAACTTACGCGGAATGCCGGTTGATGACAGCTAAGTCCGGTTGGTGGATAAACAGGAGGAGTCGAGGTCGAAGAGGAGAAGGCTAGAAGAACTGAGAAATGGAGATTCTAGCAGGTTCGACGTTTGAAGCTGGTACGGCAGCGCAGGATAAAGCTGCACCGGCTGCTCCGTTCTTGACGGAGGAATCTAGCCGCGGTGGAAGCGGGATCGGATTAAGGAGATGTGTTAAGTCTCTGTCGGAGGAGATATCAGAGAATTCTTCATCATCTGTAGTCGTGTCGGGAGAAAGCAGCGCAAACGAGGAAGAGGACGGTGCCGTTTCGTCACATGGAACATGGTTTGGTTCATCTCTTGAAGATTCTCTTCCTATTAAGTACGTTTTCCCTTCATCAATCTTTTAAAtttccaaaaaataattaatttttcgaaatttaattattatttgctgttgttttaaaaaattaggagaGGGTTATCAAATCATTACATAGGGAAATCAAAATCATTTGGGAATCTAATGGAAGGGAGCAACGCCAAGGATCTCGAGAAAGTGGAGAGTCCGTTGATCAAGAGAAGGAGATTGCTTATTGCTAACAAGCTAAGGAGAAGATCATCATTGTCATCTTTTAGCATATACTCCAAGACTAATAATAACCTTAATTACATGCCTTTACTTGCATTGCAAGAATCTGATGAGGAGGATCACAAATGCAGTTATGATAATGATGATAGTGGTGATGATGAAATTAGTCATTCGCAAGAGAAGAGGATGAAGCTGACAACAAATAATAGAGATTTTATGGTTTAAACTCATAGCTGCTTATGTTCAAACCGTGATCCATTTTTGACCGAGATCACTTCTTAATCAGCTCCTTAACCAGCTCCAATTGGGAACACAATCAAAACTATTAGTCACATTTGGCGTGGTTACGGTTTTTGTCCACTCACTTTCAAAACGAAAGGAGatatatttctaaattaaaCAAACCATATAAGAACCTCAAATCTTAATGGGTTTCTTATCAAATATTGTACTCAATACATATCAAATCCACAGGAAATCACTTATTCTTGATTAAGCCAAGGGgctttaggtttttttttttttttgactaagggctttcaaattaaaacataaaacattacaaGATAAGACCAAAAGATCTTATAGTTTAGAAAAGTATGCATGAAACAAGTTTCATGGATGATAGAATCTCAAACCAATGAAGGTAGAGATTAGATAGAACAAATCTATGAAAGACAATAACTAATGATAGGAGCCACGGCCTCGACGGCCACGCTTTCCTCTCCCTCGAACTGTCTTCCACTCcatgttttcatatttgataGGAGGTTTTGATTCCCTCCCACCTCTAGTCAAGCTGAACGAGCTTGAAGGCTCAATTTCAACTTCATCCCCATCTCCTATCACTGTTGAACCAGAAGGACTCTGAAATACACAATGGTTCGGAGTTGTGGTTAAAGGACCAACAACGAAAGATCCAAGGACCTCGGTGTTGATATTGCTTGATGGAAAAGATTCCATAATTGTGTAACAATGGGAGTAGATGATGAATCTACTAATCTGGGCAAAGTGGGCACTGAGTTAGAAAGATCAGCTGGCTTCTCTTGTTGTAAGTGAGAAGAAGTGAATGAAGTTCCAAGTATTTGGTTTCCAGTACCATCTAAAATAACTGAAGTACCTGAAGGAAGGTCATGAACATCCTCCACACTGGGTAAAGCGGGAACAGGGACAGTAACTCCCTGTCCATCTAACTTGCTGGTAGTACTCTGAAACACTTCTGGAGTAGATGTCGAGCAGTCCTTTTGTTGTAAGATAAGATCAATATCCACAACACGGATCTCACTTCGAACATCTGTTGTTTGAGGCTGCAAGGTTGGATCACTAGCCGGCTTTGGAGGCAAGAGGCACCTCTTGGCTTTATGGCCAAGATTACCACATCTCTCACATGTTGATGGAATCCACGTGTACTCAACATTAACAAGAAATATGCTACCTTGTTTATCATCTAGTGCAATAAGCTTCGAAAAATCTCTATCCAGCTCCATCTCCACTAAAACCTTTGCTTCTCCCATGCTGGTAGGATCAAGTCGAGGTTTATGAGTAAGAATCGGTTCTCCCAACCCTGAAGCAACATGACTTATCCCTAATCTAGAGTAGCAACAATCAGGAATGTTTTTCAAAGTGACCCAGACCGGAAGCGTAGAGATTTCAGGAATTTTGAAAGAGCCTTCAGGAGTCCACGGAAGAACAAAGAGTAAGCAATCGTCAATATGCCAGACCCCACGCTGAACAACCCAATGACGAGTAGGTTCGTGGGGGATATGAAACATGAAGGATGATTCACCAATTTTCTTACAGCTAATCTTACAGCTTCTTCCCCATATTCTATTAACCACCGCATGAACCAAACCACCTGGCGGTAGAGAACACCTATGAAACTTGCCTATAATATACTCATCCTTGTTCTCAGGGCCTAGCTTAAGAACTTTAGAAGGAATAGTTACCTCAGGAGTACCATCCAATCTGTAAGTCGGAGTGGCTGCCCGATATAGATTCCGCGACTGAGGGCTCAGTCTTGCAGCCCACGGGAATCGAAGACTACCATCGGCTTTTAGTTCCGGTGGTGGAAGCTTCTCAATAGGAGGCTGAAGAGTACGAGTTGGATGCTTGCTCTTTGGTTTCTTATTCAATATCTCATCATTTAAGGATGGCCAGAGAGTAGCTAACTGAGTTCCAACTAGAGCCGGATCATAATCTCGAGCGGTACTTGGTTCAGGAGGAGTAGCAGGAGGCTTAAAGAAGAGGGGCTTTGCCCAAGCTCCTAAAGTAGGGACAAACTTAGTTGTATCCTGAGCAGTTTCAGATGGATGAACTTGCGATTTGTTGACATCCTGAG comes from the Brassica rapa cultivar Chiifu-401-42 chromosome A01, CAAS_Brap_v3.01, whole genome shotgun sequence genome and includes:
- the LOC103831275 gene encoding uncharacterized protein LOC103831275, whose protein sequence is MEILAGSTFEAGTAAQDKAAPAAPFLTEESSRGGSGIGLRRCVKSLSEEISENSSSSVVVSGESSANEEEDGAVSSHGTWFGSSLEDSLPIKRGLSNHYIGKSKSFGNLMEGSNAKDLEKVESPLIKRRRLLIANKLRRRSSLSSFSIYSKTNNNLNYMPLLALQESDEEDHKCSYDNDDSGDDEISHSQEKRMKLTTNNRDFMV